The following coding sequences lie in one Pararge aegeria chromosome 25, ilParAegt1.1, whole genome shotgun sequence genomic window:
- the LOC120634753 gene encoding uncharacterized protein LOC120634753 — MYSTLNSLLMVCFTSAFYYNNDYYRDTPYWNLRNAENQTEQSKLNLNYTYFLTLRNYQVNAQSASEIDYPWIARVVHSQIYSKPQLCTAVCIGERIFITAARCVILLKISHASLIYQDHHLKPKAFVLPTKETKQMYDDIGFIVVHDEFPGKWKTVELFDGKRTDGVFRWFGNLVFDDFEHKVVGYAKFKTDESVLVWKRPYYLTQLKVHVSLNLCPEILIYNQRMDGFAVPCYHSCTLAQFEGKTSKRHPRCNNYHGSEGSAIINLKTNKLLGIATWGAYFNKYELPVGFSVPNSDIFYEDKFCAEKIRDHSDFIVDPGFYQELCDGNSRRSLISNNMKR, encoded by the exons ATGTATAGCACGTTAAACTCGCTGTTGATGGTGTGCTTCACATCtgcgttttattataataacgatTATTATCGCGATACGCCATATTGGAACTTGAGGAACGCGGAAAATCAGACCGAACAATCAAAGCTGAATCTCAATTATACTT ACTTCCTTACATTAAGAAACTATCAAGTGAACGCACAGTCCGCCTCAGAGATCGACTATCCCTGGATCGCGCGGGTTGTACACTCGCAAATATATTCCAAACCTCAGCTATGTACAGCTGTTTGTATCGGAGAACGGATTTTCATAACCGCCGCCAGATGTGTTAttct CCTCAAAATAAGTCACGCATCGCTTATATACCAAGATCACCACCTCAAACCCAAAGCGTTTGTGCTGCCGACGAAAGAGACGAAGCAAATGTATGACGATATAGGCTTCATTGTCGTCCACGACGAATTTCCCGGAAAATGGAAAACTGTGGAGCTGTTTGACGGAAAGCGAACGGACGGAGTCTTCAGATGGTTCGGGAACCTGGTGTTTGATGACTTCGAGCACAAGGTTGTTGGGTACGCGAAATTTAAG aCCGACGAATCGGTTCTCGTGTGGAAAAGACCGTATTATCTAACCCAGCTTAAAGTCCACGTCAGTTTAAATTTGTGCCCCGAGATTTTGATATACAACCAACGTATGGACGGCTTCGCAGTACCCTGCTACCATTCTTGCACTTTAGCCCAATTCGAGGGTAAAACCTCGAAACGACACCCAAGATGCAATAACTACCACGGCTCGGAAGGCAGTgcaataatcaatttaaaaacaaataaattgttaGGTATAGCCACTTGGGGAGCGTATTTCAACAAGTACGAATTGCCAGTCGGATTCTCGGTACCGAACTCGGATATTTTTTACGAAGATAAATTTTGTGCGGAGAAAATACGGGATCATTCAGATTTTATCGTCGATCCCGGATTTTATCAAGAACTCTGCGATGGGAACAGCAGAAGAAGTTTGATTAGTAATAATATGAAGAGATGA
- the LOC120634832 gene encoding coatomer subunit delta — translation MVLIAATVCTKSGKALVSRQFVEMTKARIEGLLTAFPKLMTGGRQHTFVETESVRYVYQPLDKLYMLLITTKASNILEDLETLRLFSRVVPEYCTQLTEAEVLNQAFNLLFAFDEIVALGYRESVNLAQVRSFVEMDSHEEKIYQAVRQTQEREAANRMRERAKELQRERLEAAKRGLPTRSSSGFGSGFSSSTISSSAVTEPITEKIPTTPVRDTRPSTRSAMKLGSRGTDAESFVSRLRSEGDTTASAVATPAKLEKAPAANQKDVHLRFEERLNLTAGRDGDVQNFELSGLLTLRISNEQFGKIHVHVDNKDTRPLQLQTHPNVDKEAFRSDGVIRLKQAQRPFPLHSDVGVLKWRLTHSDAAPLSVNCWPSEGTGGGCDVNIEYDLEQEHLVLSDVNITIPLPSGNPSVVVHQWEGSYTQKGRSIIWSIPVINGQQKSGTLEFTVTPAIPNDFFPLSVTWTSDTSLALIAATKVTQAEDGSSADYSQDVSFHADKYEIV, via the exons atg GTTCTCATAGCAGCAACAGTATGTACGAAATCGGGGAAAG CCCTGGTGTCAAGACAATTCGTTGAAATGACGAAGGCACGTATTGAGGGGCTATTAACTGCCTTCCCTAAACTGATGACGGGTGGCCGACAGCACACGTTTGTGGAAACTGAATCTGTGAG ATATGTGTATCAGCCTTTGGACAAGCTATACATGTTGCTGATAACAACAAAAGCCAGTAATATTCTGGAGGATTTGGAGACACTGCGTTTATTCAGCAGAGTG GTACCAGAGTACTGTACCCAGCTGACTGAAGCGGAAGTTCTAAACCAGGCGTTCAATTTGCTGTTTGCATTCGATGAGATTGTTGCATTGGGTTACAGGGAGAGTGTCAACTTGGCGCAG GTACGCTCATTTGTTGAGATGGACTCGCATGAAGAGAAAATATATCAAGCAGTGCGACAG ACGCAAGAGCGCGAGGCAGCTAACCGTATGCGGGAACGTGCGAAGGAATTGCAGAGGGAAAGACTGGAGGCGGCGAAACGCGGCCTTCCGACACGGTCATCTAGTGGCTTCG GAAGCGGTTTTAGCAGTTCAACGATTTCTTCATCGGCGGTGACTGAGCCCATCACGGAGAAAATACCCACCACGCCAGTTCGAGACAC TCGTCCTTCAACCCGTTCGGCCATGAAACTGGGGTCTCGCGGAACGGATGCAGAATCCTTCGTGTCCCGCCTGAGGAGTGAAGGGGACACAACCGCTTCCGCCGTGGCCACACCCGCTAAACTCGAGAAGGCGCCCGCCGCTAACCAAAAAGA TGTACACTTGAGGTTCGAGGAGAGGTTGAACTTGACAGCCGGCCGCGATGGTGACGTACAGAACTTCGAGCTCTCAG GTTTGCTGACTTTGCGTATAAGTAACGAACAGTTCGGAAAGATTCACGTGCACGTCGACAACAAGGACACTCGACCTTTACAGTTGCag ACTCACCCCAACGTGGACAAAGAAGCGTTCAGATCAGATGGCGTGATCAGACTTAAGCAAGCTCAGCGTCCGTTCCCATTGCACAGCGACGTTGGCGTGCTGAAGTGGCGCTTGACACATTCCGACGCAGCCCCACTGTCGG TGAACTGCTGGCCTTCGGAGGGCACCGGGGGTGGTTGTGACGTCAACATCGAGTACGATCTAGAGCAAGAACACCTCGTTCTCTCTGATGTCAACATCACCATACCTCTGCC TTCCGGCAATCCATCAGTGGTGGTGCATCAATGGGAGGGCAGCTACACGCAAAAGGGTCGTAGCATAATATGGAGCATCCCTGTTATCAACGGACAACAGAAATCTGGCACTCTAGAGTTTAC GGTAACCCCAGCTATACCCAACGACTTCTTCCCCCTGTCCGTAACCTGGACGTCGGACACTTCGCTGGCACTAATCGCCGCGACCAAAGTGACGCAAGCCGAGGATGGGTCAAGCGCGGACTACTCGCAGGACGTCAGCTTCCACGCGGACAAATACGAGATAGTCTAA